Proteins encoded by one window of Streptomyces sp. NBC_01571:
- a CDS encoding NAD(P)-dependent alcohol dehydrogenase, producing MLTAHAYAATSATGPLSPVTVERRDVGPHDVLIEIRYCGICHSDIHNVRGEWGPAAYPLVPGHEISGIVTEVGAEVTRHAVGDRVGVGCMVDSCRTCAPCRRGEEQYCLEGNTLTYGSVDRDGTLTQGGYSTHMVVTEDFVVAIPEGIGLDEAAPLLCAGVTTYSPLRRWGTGPGSRVAVIGLGGLGHMAVKLAHAMGAEVTVLSQSLKKMDDGLRLGADHYHATSDPETFEKLAGSFDLVVNTVSAKLDLDAYLSLVAVGGAMVNVGAPAEPLSISVFSLIMRGRSYAGSLIGGIPETQEMLDFCAGHGLGAEVEVIPAGKINEAYEQVMASDVRYRFVIDTSTLG from the coding sequence GTGCTCACCGCTCACGCGTACGCCGCCACGTCCGCGACCGGACCGCTCAGTCCCGTCACCGTCGAGCGCCGTGACGTGGGTCCCCACGACGTCCTCATCGAGATCAGGTACTGCGGCATCTGCCACTCGGACATCCACAACGTCCGCGGCGAATGGGGCCCGGCCGCCTACCCCCTGGTCCCCGGCCACGAAATCTCCGGCATCGTCACCGAGGTCGGAGCCGAGGTCACGAGGCACGCCGTCGGCGACCGCGTCGGCGTCGGCTGCATGGTCGACTCCTGCCGTACCTGCGCGCCCTGTCGGCGGGGCGAGGAGCAGTACTGCCTCGAGGGCAACACGCTCACCTACGGCTCCGTCGACAGGGACGGCACCCTCACCCAGGGCGGCTACTCCACCCACATGGTCGTCACCGAGGACTTCGTCGTCGCCATCCCCGAGGGCATCGGTCTGGACGAGGCGGCCCCCCTGCTGTGCGCGGGCGTCACGACGTACTCGCCGCTGCGGCGCTGGGGGACGGGCCCCGGCAGCAGGGTCGCCGTCATCGGCCTCGGTGGCCTCGGGCACATGGCCGTCAAACTGGCCCACGCGATGGGGGCCGAGGTCACCGTGCTGTCGCAGTCGCTGAAGAAGATGGACGACGGCCTGCGTCTGGGCGCCGACCACTACCACGCCACCAGCGACCCGGAGACGTTCGAGAAGCTCGCCGGTTCCTTCGACCTCGTCGTCAACACGGTCAGCGCGAAGCTCGACCTGGACGCGTACCTCTCGCTGGTGGCCGTGGGCGGAGCCATGGTCAATGTCGGAGCCCCGGCGGAGCCCCTGTCGATCAGCGTGTTCTCGCTCATCATGCGGGGCCGGTCGTACGCCGGTTCGCTGATCGGCGGCATCCCCGAGACCCAGGAGATGCTCGACTTCTGCGCCGGGCACGGCCTCGGCGCGGAGGTCGAGGTCATTCCGGCCGGGAAGATCAACGAGGCGTACGAGCAGGTCATGGCCTCGGACGTGCGCTACCGGTTCGTGATCGACACCTCGACCCTGGGCTGA
- a CDS encoding histidine phosphatase family protein, translating into MITRAGAGPLRRLVVLRHAKSAWPTGIGDHDRPLAPRGRRDAPAAGRALADADCLPDLALCSTAVRARQTWELAAQQWGTPPPARFDRRLYGAGAPELLAVVHEVPDQMMTLLLIGHNPGLQELVLDLAEDSLDDTLDDVRTKFPTSAIAVLAWHGSSWDALTPGAALLTDMIVPRGRKKP; encoded by the coding sequence GTGATCACACGCGCCGGAGCAGGCCCGCTGCGCAGACTCGTCGTCCTCAGACACGCCAAGTCCGCCTGGCCCACGGGCATCGGCGACCACGACCGGCCCCTCGCCCCCCGCGGCCGCCGCGACGCCCCGGCGGCCGGTCGCGCCCTCGCGGACGCCGACTGCCTGCCCGACCTCGCCCTGTGCTCCACCGCCGTACGCGCCCGCCAGACGTGGGAGTTGGCGGCGCAGCAGTGGGGTACCCCGCCGCCGGCGCGGTTCGACCGGCGGCTGTACGGCGCCGGCGCACCGGAGTTGCTCGCGGTCGTGCACGAAGTCCCCGACCAGATGATGACGTTGCTCCTGATCGGGCACAACCCGGGGCTCCAGGAACTGGTCCTCGACCTGGCCGAGGACAGTCTCGACGACACGCTGGACGACGTACGGACGAAGTTCCCGACCTCCGCCATCGCTGTCCTGGCCTGGCACGGAAGTTCCTGGGACGCGCTCACCCCGGGGGCGGCCCTGCTGACGGACATGATCGTGCCCCGGGGCAGGAAGAAGCCCTGA
- a CDS encoding amino acid transporter has translation MTGTQVDKANNADPAGPADRGPSAAAPRWRAWLLEGLSEQSARHPGPHATPDTEHQGHTWWRVMCLTGVDYFSTLGYQPGIAALAAGLLSPLATLVLIALTLLGALPVYRRVAKESPHGEGSIAMLERLLPWWAGKVFVLVLLGFAATDFLITITLSAADASAHVVENPFAPHWTHGANMWITLLLVAALGAVFLKGFKEAMGIAVALVATYLTLNVVVLVTAAWQVLSHPHKVGDWTDAMTAEHSSPLAMIGVALLVFPKLALGMSGFETGVAVMPQVKGDPTDTYAKPAGRIRETRRLLTTAAVIMSCFLLLSSLATTILIPQGEFESGGSANGRALAYLAHQYLGEGFGTVYDISTIAILWFAGASALAGLLNLVPRYLPRYGMAPEWTRAVRPLVLVFMAAAVLITVWFDANVDDQSGAYATGVLVLMLSASFASAVAVHQRGHRAAAIGFGAITAVFGYTLVTNVIERPDGIKIALIFILAILLTSFASRVRRAFELRAAEVTFDEAAARFVDEAAASGPLLLIANEPHEHSTREYRAKESSQREQTHIPDGRPVLFLEVFVTDSSDFTADLAVHGDEKHGVRRLRVEGATVPNTIAAVMMRLRDRTGQVPHAYFNWTEGNPMSHLVRFLVFGDGEVAPVTREVLRRAEPDPERRPRVHVG, from the coding sequence ATGACCGGCACGCAGGTGGACAAGGCAAACAACGCGGACCCGGCCGGACCCGCGGATCGCGGGCCCTCCGCCGCCGCGCCCCGCTGGCGGGCGTGGCTCCTGGAGGGGCTCAGTGAGCAGTCGGCCCGGCACCCGGGCCCGCACGCCACCCCGGACACGGAACACCAGGGCCACACATGGTGGCGGGTGATGTGTCTCACCGGCGTCGACTACTTCTCCACTCTCGGCTACCAGCCGGGCATCGCCGCCCTCGCGGCCGGTCTCCTCTCCCCGCTCGCCACCCTCGTCCTGATCGCGCTGACCCTGCTCGGCGCGCTGCCGGTCTATCGCCGCGTCGCCAAGGAGAGCCCGCACGGCGAGGGTTCGATCGCGATGCTGGAGCGGCTGCTTCCCTGGTGGGCGGGGAAGGTCTTCGTCCTGGTGCTGCTCGGCTTCGCGGCCACCGACTTCCTGATCACGATCACCCTGTCCGCGGCGGACGCCTCCGCGCACGTCGTGGAGAACCCCTTCGCGCCGCACTGGACGCACGGCGCGAACATGTGGATCACCCTTCTCCTGGTGGCTGCGCTGGGCGCGGTCTTCCTGAAGGGCTTCAAGGAGGCCATGGGCATCGCCGTGGCGCTCGTGGCCACGTATCTCACCCTCAACGTCGTCGTCCTGGTCACCGCCGCCTGGCAGGTGCTGAGTCACCCGCACAAGGTCGGCGACTGGACCGACGCGATGACGGCGGAGCACTCGTCCCCGCTCGCGATGATCGGTGTGGCGCTCCTGGTCTTCCCCAAGCTGGCGCTCGGCATGTCCGGCTTCGAGACCGGTGTGGCGGTGATGCCGCAGGTCAAGGGCGATCCCACGGACACGTACGCGAAGCCGGCGGGCCGGATCCGCGAGACCCGCCGACTGCTCACCACGGCCGCCGTGATCATGAGCTGCTTCCTGCTGCTGTCCAGCCTGGCGACGACGATCCTGATCCCGCAGGGCGAGTTCGAGAGCGGCGGCTCGGCGAACGGCCGCGCGCTCGCCTACCTCGCGCACCAGTACCTGGGCGAGGGATTCGGCACGGTCTACGACATATCGACCATCGCGATCCTGTGGTTCGCCGGAGCCTCCGCGCTCGCCGGCCTCCTCAACCTCGTCCCGCGCTATCTGCCCCGCTACGGCATGGCTCCCGAGTGGACACGTGCCGTCCGTCCCCTGGTGCTCGTCTTCATGGCGGCCGCGGTGCTCATCACCGTGTGGTTCGACGCGAACGTCGACGACCAGAGCGGCGCGTACGCGACCGGTGTGCTGGTCCTGATGCTCTCCGCGTCGTTCGCCTCGGCGGTCGCCGTGCACCAGCGCGGCCACCGGGCCGCGGCGATCGGCTTCGGCGCGATCACCGCGGTGTTCGGCTACACGCTGGTCACCAACGTCATCGAGCGCCCCGACGGCATCAAGATCGCGCTGATCTTCATCCTGGCTATCCTGCTCACCTCGTTCGCGTCCCGCGTCCGCCGCGCCTTCGAACTGCGGGCCGCCGAGGTCACGTTCGACGAGGCGGCGGCCCGGTTCGTCGACGAGGCCGCCGCGAGCGGTCCGCTGCTGCTGATAGCGAACGAACCGCACGAGCACAGCACCCGGGAGTACCGCGCCAAGGAGTCCAGCCAGCGCGAGCAGACGCACATACCGGACGGCCGTCCCGTGCTGTTCCTCGAGGTGTTCGTGACCGACTCCTCGGACTTCACGGCCGACCTCGCCGTGCACGGCGACGAGAAGCACGGGGTGCGCAGGCTGCGCGTCGAGGGTGCCACCGTGCCCAACACCATCGCGGCCGTCATGATGCGGTTGCGCGACCGCACCGGCCAGGTCCCGCACGCCTACTTCAACTGGACCGAGGGCAACCCGATGAGCCATCTGGTCCGCTTCCTCGTCTTCGGCGACGGCGAGGTCGCCCCCGTCACCCGCGAAGTGCTCCGCCGCGCCGAGCCCGACCCGGAACGGCGGCCGCGCGTCCACGTGGGCTGA
- a CDS encoding GNAT family N-acetyltransferase, translated as MSTLLFRRPVDEPALEAWRHVHNVIVPPAALSLDEVRERAGRNLLEVAHLGDVLVGCTTVRPPKDDTSPATVIARVLPEHRGRGFGGELYERGLGQARALGAEVIETVVLASNEDGLRFALKQGFTEIERYVLPGDTTEWIDLRLN; from the coding sequence GTGTCCACTCTTCTCTTCCGGCGGCCGGTCGACGAACCCGCCCTCGAAGCCTGGCGTCACGTCCACAACGTGATCGTCCCTCCCGCCGCCCTGTCGCTCGACGAGGTCCGGGAGCGGGCGGGCCGCAACCTCCTGGAGGTCGCCCACCTCGGCGACGTCCTGGTGGGCTGCACGACCGTGCGCCCGCCGAAGGACGACACCTCACCGGCGACGGTGATCGCCCGGGTGCTGCCCGAGCACCGCGGGCGGGGGTTCGGCGGGGAGCTTTACGAGCGGGGGCTGGGTCAGGCGCGGGCGCTGGGCGCCGAGGTGATCGAGACGGTCGTCCTCGCCTCGAACGAGGACGGGCTGCGCTTCGCCCTGAAGCAGGGATTCACCGAGATCGAGCGCTACGTGCTGCCGGGCGACACCACGGAGTGGATCGACCTGCGGCTGAACTGA
- a CDS encoding gamma carbonic anhydrase family protein, which translates to MTQQALIMGIGGKDPQVDPEAFTARTAVVIGDVTLRTGASVWYGAVLRADCGPIVIGADSNIQDNCTLHVDPGFPVTVGERVSVGHNAVLHGATVEDDCLIGMGATVLNGAVIGAGSLVAAQALVPQGMRVPPGSLVAGVPAKVKRPLTEEEREGLTLNGTFYVELAKAHKDAAENTGS; encoded by the coding sequence ATGACGCAGCAGGCGCTGATCATGGGGATCGGCGGCAAGGATCCGCAGGTGGACCCGGAGGCCTTCACGGCACGCACGGCGGTGGTCATCGGGGACGTCACCCTGCGGACGGGCGCGAGCGTCTGGTACGGCGCGGTGCTGCGGGCCGACTGCGGGCCGATCGTCATCGGCGCCGACAGCAACATCCAGGACAACTGCACCCTGCACGTCGATCCCGGTTTCCCCGTCACCGTGGGCGAGCGGGTCTCGGTCGGGCACAACGCCGTGCTGCACGGGGCCACCGTCGAGGACGACTGCCTGATCGGGATGGGGGCCACGGTCCTCAACGGGGCGGTGATCGGCGCCGGTTCGCTGGTCGCGGCCCAGGCCCTGGTCCCGCAGGGGATGCGGGTCCCGCCCGGTTCGTTGGTGGCGGGCGTGCCCGCGAAGGTCAAGCGCCCGTTGACGGAGGAGGAGCGCGAGGGCCTCACTCTCAACGGCACCTTCTACGTGGAGCTGGCGAAGGCCCACAAGGACGCGGCGGAGAACACCGGGAGCTGA
- a CDS encoding helix-turn-helix transcriptional regulator has translation MARERQNGISGGTDLGSFLRARRTHVSPEEAGLRIGPALRRAPGLRREELAMLAGVSIDYYTRLERGRETRPTPAVVDALAGALHLDTQEHEHLRDLVARAARGAPRAPATPSRSVRPGVRLLLENLRPNPAHVVSRTSDLLACNPGGMRLLAGLDKWPVHRRNVARYVFLHPDAPSLFDDWDEQIRACVGRMRALAGTDPDAPDLAELVDELLLKSPDFARLWDHYDVRLRSHGHRTFHHPEVGDLTLGYQSMHLEGTPGHRLVAYYAEPGTPGYDAMARLDRPGPPCG, from the coding sequence ATGGCACGTGAGCGGCAGAACGGCATCAGCGGCGGCACGGATCTGGGGAGCTTCCTGCGCGCCCGTCGTACCCATGTGTCCCCGGAGGAGGCCGGTCTCCGGATCGGCCCCGCCCTGCGCCGCGCGCCCGGACTGCGCCGTGAGGAACTGGCCATGCTCGCCGGGGTGAGCATCGACTACTACACACGACTGGAGCGCGGCCGGGAGACCCGTCCCACCCCCGCGGTCGTGGACGCCCTCGCCGGTGCCCTCCATCTGGACACGCAGGAGCACGAACACCTGCGCGACCTCGTCGCGCGCGCCGCCCGCGGTGCGCCGCGGGCACCGGCGACACCCAGCCGCTCCGTGCGGCCCGGCGTCAGACTGCTCCTGGAGAACCTGCGGCCCAACCCCGCACACGTGGTCAGCCGTACGTCGGACCTGCTCGCCTGCAACCCTGGCGGGATGCGGCTCCTCGCCGGCCTGGACAAGTGGCCGGTGCACCGGCGCAACGTGGCGCGCTATGTGTTCCTGCACCCGGACGCGCCCTCGCTGTTCGACGACTGGGACGAACAGATCCGCGCCTGCGTCGGCCGGATGCGCGCCCTCGCCGGCACCGACCCCGACGCCCCCGACCTGGCCGAACTCGTCGACGAACTCCTCCTCAAGAGCCCCGATTTCGCCCGTCTGTGGGACCACTACGACGTACGGCTGCGCTCCCACGGCCACCGTACGTTCCACCATCCGGAGGTGGGCGACCTGACCCTCGGCTACCAGTCCATGCACCTCGAAGGCACCCCCGGCCACCGGCTCGTCGCGTACTACGCCGAGCCCGGCACTCCCGGCTACGACGCGATGGCCCGGCTCGACCGTCCGGGACCACCGTGCGGTTGA
- a CDS encoding YbaK/EbsC family protein, with protein MRAPIGHFDHATPAPECLGELVGPVADAVRAWRGTVPAEQIVYVDTDPAWADTATFVEHYGRELLEQSANCVVVAGRRGGESTLAACLVLSTTRVDVNGVVRRQLGARKASFASMDMATGETGMEYGGITPVGLPGDWPVLVDSAVVELPYVLVGSGRRRGKLLVPGKAFGELPNAVVIEGLGVA; from the coding sequence ATGCGCGCCCCCATCGGACACTTCGACCACGCCACGCCCGCTCCCGAGTGCCTCGGCGAACTCGTCGGCCCGGTCGCCGACGCCGTACGCGCCTGGCGGGGCACCGTCCCCGCCGAGCAGATCGTGTACGTCGACACGGACCCGGCCTGGGCCGACACCGCGACCTTCGTCGAGCACTACGGCAGGGAACTGCTCGAGCAGTCCGCCAACTGCGTGGTCGTCGCGGGCAGGCGCGGCGGGGAGAGCACGCTGGCCGCGTGTCTGGTCCTCTCCACCACCCGGGTCGACGTCAACGGTGTTGTCCGCCGCCAACTCGGTGCCCGCAAGGCTTCGTTCGCGTCGATGGACATGGCGACCGGTGAGACCGGCATGGAGTACGGCGGCATCACACCCGTCGGGCTGCCCGGTGACTGGCCCGTGCTGGTGGACTCGGCGGTCGTCGAGCTGCCGTACGTCCTGGTCGGCAGTGGCCGGCGGCGCGGCAAGCTGCTGGTGCCGGGCAAGGCGTTCGGCGAACTGCCGAACGCCGTGGTGATCGAGGGGCTCGGAGTCGCCTGA
- a CDS encoding helix-turn-helix domain-containing protein, with product MSDLDLLTQSLARNVKRWRTERGFTLEALAARAGVSRGMLIQIEQARTNPSLGTVVKIGDALGVSITTLLDYEQGPKVRIVPAEQAVRLWHTDAGSYNRLLAGTEAPGPLEMWDWRLMPGEGSPSDPHPTGTVELVHVTAGDLTLTVDGVPHLVPEGASASFEANTPHRYGNDGAVPVEMVMAVSVPLVH from the coding sequence GTGTCGGATCTCGACCTGCTGACCCAGTCCCTGGCGCGCAACGTGAAGCGCTGGCGCACCGAGCGCGGCTTCACCCTGGAAGCGCTCGCGGCCCGCGCGGGAGTCAGCCGCGGCATGCTCATCCAGATCGAGCAGGCCAGGACCAACCCCAGCCTCGGCACCGTCGTCAAGATCGGCGACGCGCTCGGCGTCAGCATCACCACGCTCCTCGACTACGAACAGGGTCCCAAGGTCCGGATCGTCCCGGCCGAGCAGGCCGTACGGCTGTGGCACACGGACGCCGGCAGCTACAACCGGCTGCTCGCGGGCACCGAGGCCCCCGGCCCGCTGGAGATGTGGGACTGGCGCCTGATGCCGGGCGAGGGCAGCCCCTCCGACCCGCACCCCACGGGCACCGTGGAGCTCGTCCATGTCACGGCCGGCGATCTGACCCTCACCGTCGACGGCGTGCCCCACCTCGTGCCGGAGGGGGCGAGCGCTTCCTTCGAGGCCAACACCCCGCACCGGTACGGCAATGACGGCGCCGTACCCGTGGAGATGGTCATGGCGGTATCGGTCCCGCTCGTGCACTGA
- a CDS encoding CoA-binding protein, translating to MYGDQATIRKILNELGDTWAIVGLSSNEGRAAYGVADVLRRHGKRIVPVHPKAETVHGEKGYPSLDAIPFDVDVVDVFVNSDLAGAVADEAVAIGAEAVWFQLGVVDEAAYDRTRAAGLDMVMDRCPAIEIPRLG from the coding sequence GTGTACGGCGACCAGGCGACGATCCGCAAGATCCTGAACGAACTCGGCGACACCTGGGCGATCGTCGGCCTCTCCTCGAACGAGGGGCGTGCGGCGTACGGAGTCGCCGACGTCCTGCGGCGTCACGGCAAGCGGATCGTCCCCGTGCACCCGAAGGCCGAGACCGTCCACGGCGAGAAGGGTTATCCCTCGCTCGACGCGATCCCGTTCGACGTCGATGTCGTCGACGTCTTCGTCAACAGCGACCTCGCCGGGGCCGTGGCAGACGAGGCCGTCGCGATCGGCGCCGAGGCCGTCTGGTTCCAGCTCGGCGTCGTGGACGAGGCCGCGTACGACCGCACCCGCGCTGCCGGGCTCGACATGGTCATGGACCGCTGCCCCGCCATCGAGATCCCCCGCCTCGGCTGA
- a CDS encoding acyltransferase produces MPSNRNAFSSWRRRLVQRAVHAGWAWMQRTASVTAEHPGRLRFGAIGTGTRLAFPLGTVFGEPWIHLGDHCIVGEQVTLTAGLMPDLDLGPDPILRLGDGVVLGRGSHVIADTTVTIGSDCYFGPYVYVTSTNHSYDDPHEPIGKQWPRMEPVEIGPGCWIGTGAVILPGARIGRNVVVAAGAVVRGAVPDHAVVAGAPARVVRRWDPAAGWQPPLRTPAPVPIPDGVTPEQLLALSGLDEEAVARLAELDLAAGEAAGDVRAES; encoded by the coding sequence GTGCCCAGCAACAGGAACGCGTTCTCGTCATGGCGGCGCCGCCTCGTGCAGCGCGCCGTCCACGCGGGCTGGGCGTGGATGCAGCGCACGGCCTCGGTCACGGCCGAGCACCCGGGGCGGCTGCGCTTCGGGGCGATCGGAACGGGTACCAGACTCGCCTTCCCGCTCGGCACCGTCTTCGGAGAGCCCTGGATCCACCTCGGCGACCACTGCATCGTCGGCGAGCAGGTCACCCTCACCGCGGGGCTGATGCCCGACCTCGACCTCGGCCCCGACCCGATCCTTCGCCTCGGCGACGGCGTGGTGCTCGGCCGCGGCAGCCATGTCATCGCCGACACGACGGTCACCATCGGCAGCGACTGCTACTTCGGGCCGTACGTGTACGTGACGTCCACCAACCACTCCTACGACGATCCGCACGAGCCCATCGGCAAGCAGTGGCCCCGGATGGAGCCGGTGGAGATCGGTCCCGGCTGCTGGATCGGCACCGGGGCGGTGATCCTGCCGGGAGCGCGGATCGGGCGGAACGTGGTGGTGGCGGCCGGCGCGGTGGTACGGGGCGCGGTGCCCGACCACGCGGTCGTGGCGGGCGCTCCGGCCCGGGTCGTACGGCGCTGGGATCCGGCGGCCGGATGGCAGCCGCCGCTGCGCACGCCGGCGCCCGTGCCGATCCCCGACGGTGTCACGCCGGAGCAGCTGCTCGCGCTGTCGGGGCTGGACGAGGAGGCCGTGGCCCGGCTCGCGGAGCTGGACCTCGCGGCCGGGGAAGCCGCCGGGGACGTACGCGCCGAGTCCTGA
- a CDS encoding EamA family transporter, which yields MTALFALATSLLWGLADFGGGLLTRRTPALTVVVVSQAVAAGVLGVIVAATGALSEAGPRLWFAAAAGLVGPVALFSFYKALALGPMGVVSPLGSLGVAVPLTVGLALGERPGPLQFAGIAVAVAGVVLAGGPQFRGAPVQRQAILLTLLAALGFGTVFVLIAEASSSVTGLFLALFVQRVTNVVAGGTALWTSVRHGSAGLPEGGFPWRALPAFAFVGLADVAANGTYSVAAHHGPVTVAAVLASLYPVVTALAARGFLSERLRGVQAAGAGLALVGTVMLATG from the coding sequence ATGACAGCGCTCTTCGCCCTGGCCACCAGCCTCCTGTGGGGCCTGGCCGACTTCGGCGGAGGCCTGCTGACCCGGCGGACCCCCGCCCTCACCGTGGTCGTCGTCTCGCAGGCGGTCGCTGCGGGCGTCCTCGGCGTGATCGTGGCCGCGACCGGCGCCTTGAGCGAGGCAGGACCGAGGCTGTGGTTCGCGGCCGCGGCCGGCCTTGTGGGACCGGTCGCGCTGTTCTCGTTCTACAAGGCCCTCGCCCTGGGCCCGATGGGCGTGGTCTCGCCGCTCGGCTCCCTGGGCGTCGCCGTCCCCCTCACCGTGGGCCTCGCCCTCGGCGAGCGTCCCGGGCCGCTGCAGTTCGCGGGCATCGCGGTCGCCGTCGCCGGCGTGGTGCTCGCGGGCGGCCCGCAGTTCAGGGGCGCCCCCGTGCAGCGGCAGGCGATCCTGCTGACGCTGCTCGCGGCGCTCGGCTTCGGCACGGTGTTCGTCCTGATCGCGGAGGCGTCCTCGTCGGTCACCGGCCTGTTCCTCGCCCTGTTCGTGCAGCGGGTGACCAATGTCGTCGCGGGCGGCACGGCGCTGTGGACCTCGGTCCGGCACGGCTCCGCCGGGCTCCCCGAAGGCGGCTTCCCCTGGCGCGCTCTCCCGGCGTTCGCCTTCGTCGGCCTCGCCGATGTGGCGGCCAACGGCACCTACTCCGTCGCCGCCCACCACGGCCCGGTGACGGTGGCCGCCGTGCTCGCCTCGCTCTACCCGGTGGTCACGGCCCTGGCCGCGCGCGGCTTCCTCAGCGAACGGCTGCGCGGCGTCCAGGCGGCGGGCGCGGGCCTGGCGCTGGTCGGCACGGTCATGCTCGCGACGGGCTGA
- a CDS encoding YigZ family protein, producing MQDEYRTVARAGVHETEINRSRFLCALAPAATEQEAQDFIAGVRRQHADATHNCYAYVIGADAAVQRASDDGEPGGTAGVPMLQMLLRRDMRYVVAVVTRYYGGVKLGAGGLIRAYGGSVGEALDSLGTLTRRRFRLATVTVDHQRAGKVQNDLRATGREVRDVRYGEAVTIEVGLPDADVTAFRAWLADATAGTAGFELGGEAYGDA from the coding sequence ATGCAGGACGAGTACCGCACCGTGGCCCGCGCGGGTGTGCACGAGACCGAGATCAACCGCTCCCGCTTCCTGTGCGCGCTCGCCCCGGCGGCCACCGAGCAGGAGGCCCAGGACTTCATCGCGGGCGTCCGCAGGCAGCACGCGGACGCCACCCACAACTGTTACGCGTACGTCATCGGAGCCGACGCCGCCGTCCAGCGGGCGAGCGACGACGGCGAACCCGGCGGCACCGCGGGCGTTCCCATGCTCCAGATGCTGCTCCGCCGCGACATGCGGTACGTCGTCGCCGTCGTCACTCGCTACTACGGCGGGGTCAAGCTCGGCGCGGGCGGACTCATCAGGGCGTACGGCGGCTCGGTGGGCGAGGCGCTGGACTCGCTCGGCACACTGACACGCAGACGCTTCCGGCTGGCCACGGTCACCGTGGACCACCAGCGCGCGGGCAAGGTCCAGAACGACCTGCGCGCCACCGGGCGCGAGGTGCGCGACGTGCGCTACGGCGAGGCCGTCACGATCGAGGTCGGACTGCCGGACGCCGACGTGACGGCGTTCCGGGCCTGGCTCGCGGACGCGACGGCCGGGACGGCCGGGTTCGAACTGGGCGGAGAGGCGTACGGGGACGCATAG
- a CDS encoding SDR family NAD(P)-dependent oxidoreductase has translation MTTIAIVGAGPGLGAAVARRFGRAGFDVALISRDADRTRAFAAELAGEGLTASGFAADVRDPAALEAALDAATATLGPIEVLQYSPVPHRDFMRPVLETDAADLVGPIEFSVYGPVVAVRQVLPGMRELGRGTVLFVNGGTAAIPHTERAGTSIAFAAESAYGHLLHEALAPDGIHVAQFVIPGAIIPGHPRKDPDALAEALWTIHRDRHGYRHFADDLDA, from the coding sequence ATGACCACCATCGCCATCGTCGGAGCCGGACCCGGTCTCGGAGCCGCGGTCGCGCGGCGGTTCGGCCGCGCGGGCTTCGACGTCGCCCTCATCTCGCGCGACGCGGACCGGACGCGCGCGTTCGCCGCCGAGCTGGCCGGCGAGGGTCTCACGGCGAGTGGTTTCGCCGCCGACGTCCGCGACCCGGCCGCGCTGGAGGCGGCTCTCGACGCCGCCACCGCGACGCTGGGGCCCATCGAGGTCCTGCAGTACAGCCCGGTCCCGCACCGGGACTTCATGCGACCCGTCCTGGAGACCGACGCCGCCGACCTCGTCGGCCCGATCGAGTTCTCGGTGTACGGGCCGGTCGTCGCCGTGCGCCAGGTGCTGCCCGGCATGCGGGAGCTGGGCCGCGGCACCGTACTCTTCGTGAACGGCGGCACCGCCGCGATTCCGCACACCGAGCGCGCCGGCACCTCCATCGCCTTCGCCGCCGAAAGCGCCTACGGCCATCTGCTGCACGAGGCGCTCGCCCCCGACGGCATCCATGTCGCGCAGTTCGTCATCCCCGGCGCGATCATCCCCGGGCACCCGAGGAAGGACCCCGACGCCCTGGCGGAAGCCCTGTGGACCATCCACCGGGACCGGCACGGATACCGGCACTTCGCCGACGACCTCGACGCCTGA